The Denticeps clupeoides chromosome 5, fDenClu1.1, whole genome shotgun sequence genome includes a region encoding these proteins:
- the zhx1 gene encoding zinc fingers and homeoboxes protein 1, whose product MASRRKSTTPCMVLPSHVVEQEGMEDDERAESSTDAGAAEGALLPAEADSEHDAHHHTGDDNYAHPSKRQSQAVTDLTSDGSLALNEAEDGEETSVSGISLSKTPIMKMKSKSEPKRIAVSLKGLDECDMLVDNEGEQEPMEAVGGSIPIEMVGQLHSDAAKHSVLVNIPNAVSTEKKAVLNSTTVLPAGLAQVLSALQAQQTAQAQLLIPVSSIPTYNAAMDTNVILVNTYKKFPYPSVSEIMGLAAQTKFSEEQIKIWFSAQRLKHGVSWTPEEVEEARRKQFNGTVHTVPQTITVIPAHHLSATNGLQSILQTCQIVGQPGLVLTQVGTANSLPVTAPITLTVAGVPSQSQAPKVLSSQASTAVSETKRATTVQPPSLTPQENSALSAEQFGMRPKKSKEQLAELKASYLKNQFASDAEIARLMKLTNLTKGEIKKWFSDTRYNQRNSKNSHVIVFQENVRTGSSSNSATIVIDSSDETPQSPTQSPVKEKETRTKTWNPFPDFTLQKFKEKTPEQLVVLEESFQKCDTPTDEELSRLRTETKLTRREIDAWFTEKRKTPVADESDSRKGSQTPPGGRRCNRDKITKKTPEQLHMLKSAFVRSQWPTTEEYDKLAEESGLPRPYIVNWFGDTRYSWKNGNLKWFFYYQSGNVEAMNGNRNRKRRIRNRGWGRSRSRRPKKATGLEKLPPIKFKSGKDILREYYLKHKFLSEQDLDELVAKSNMSYEQVREWFAEIQSKADLGTNPFEDAATNEDQEEEEESLGENEMGAEEQGTAPAVGDEGRDDDDDTDDSDTWEPPKSVQKTLSGSEEP is encoded by the exons ATGGCGAGTCGAAGAAAGTCGACGACCCCTTGCATGGTCCTTCCGTCACACGTCGTGGAGCAGGAGGGAATGGAGGACGACGAAAGAGCCGAGAGCTCCACCGATGCTGGTGCCGCAGAAGGAGCCCTGCTGCCTGCTGAAGCTGATTCGG AGCATGATGCACATCATCATACCGGAGATGACAACTATGCCCATCCTTCCAAACGGCAAAGCCAGGCGGTCACTGACCTAACATCCGATGGCAGTTTAGCGCTGAATGAAGCGGAGGACGGTGAAGAAACCTCAGTGTCGGGTATTTCGCTTAGCAAGACGCccataatgaaaatgaagagcaaATCGGAGCCGAAGAGGATCGCAGTGTCTCTCAAAGGACTGGACGAGTGTGATATGCTGGTTGATAATGAAGGTGAGCAGGAACCCATGGAGGCTGTTGGTGGTTCAATACCCATTGAGATGGTGGGCCAACTTCACAGTGATGCGGCCAAGCATAGTGTCCTTGTGAACATTCCCAATGCCGTGTCCACTGAGAAGAAGGCAGTCCTCAACTCGACAACCGTTCTTCCGGCCGGCCTGGCTCAGGTTCTGTCTGCACTGCAGGCCCAACAGACTGCCCAGGCCCAACTTCTGATACCAGTCAGCAGCATACCGACTTACAACGCGGCCATGGATACTAACGTAATCCTGGTGAACACCTACAAGAAGTTTCCTTACCCGTCTGTGTCCGAGATTATGGGGCTGGCTGCTCAGACCAAGTTCAGTGAGGAGCAGATCAAAATCTGGTTTTCGGCACAGCGGCTCAAGCATGGAGTGAGCTGGACGCCCGAAGAGGTGGAAGAGGCCAGGAGGAAGCAGTTTAATGGCACGGTGCACACCGTGCCTCAGACAATCACAGTGATTCCAGCTCACCACCTCTCTGCCACCAACGGCCTGCAGTCCATCCTTCAGACCTGTCAGATCGTCGGCCAACCAGGCCTCGTCCTCACGCAGGTGGGCACTGCCAACAGCTTACCAGTCACCGCCCCAATAACCCTCACCGTCGCCGGAGTTCCCAGTCAAAGCCAAGCCCCGAAGGTCCTGAGCAGCCAGGCCAGCACTGCCGTCAGCGAAACCAAGAGGGCCACCACAGTCCAGCCCCCGTCACTGACCCCGCAGGAGAACTCTGCCCTGAGCGCCGAGCAGTTCGGAATGAGGCCCAAGAAGTCAAAGGAGCAGCTGGCGGAGCTAAAAGCCAGCTACCTGAAGAACCAGTTTGCCAGTGACGCCGAGATCGCGCGCCTGATGAAGCTTACCAATCTGACCAAAGGCGAAATAAAGAAGTGGTTCAGTGATACACGGTACAACCAGCGCAACTCCAAGAACAGTCATGTGATCGTCTTCCAAGAGAACGTGAGGACCGGCAGCAGTAGCAACAGCGCCACCATTGTCATCGACTCGAGTGACGAAACGCCGCAGTCACCAACACAGTCGCCCGTTAAAGAGAAGGAGACGCGTACCAAGACCTGGAACCCGTTTCCGGACTTTACGCTTCAAAAGTTTAAGGAAAAGACCCCCGAGCAACTTGTGGTTTTAGAGGAGAGCTTTCAGAAGTGCGACACGCCCACAGACGAGGAGTTGAGCCGATTGAGGACCGAGACCAAGCTCACCAGGAGGGAGATCGATGCCTGGTTTACCGAGAAGAGGAAAACCCCAGTAGCTGACGAGAGTGATTCAAGGAAGGGGAGCCAGACACCGCCCGGAGGTAGAAGGTGTAACAGAGACAAGATCACCAAGAAAACGCCAGAGCAGTTGCATATGTTGAAGAGTGCCTTCGTGCGTTCTCAGTGGCCAACCACCGAAGAGTACGACAAACTGGCCGAAGAGAGCGGCCTTCCCAGGCCCTACATTGTCAACTGGTTTGGAGACACCCGCTACTCTTGGAAAAACGGAAACCTCAAatggtttttttattatcagaGTGGAAACGTGGAGGCCATGAACGGGAACAGGAACCGGAAACGGAGGATCCGGAACCGGGGCTGGGGGAGGTCCCGCAGCAGGAGGCCCAAAAAGGCCACAGGCCTGGAGAAATTGCCTCCAATAAAGTTCAAGAGTGGCAAGGACATCCTGAGAGAGTATTACCTCAAGCACAAGTTCCTGAGTGAGCAAGACTTGGATGAACTTGTGGCAAAGTCCAATATGAGTTATGAACAGGTGAGGGAGTGGTTTGCGGAGATTCAGAGCAAGGCGGACTTGGGCACGAACCCTTTCGAAGACGCGGCCACCAACGAGgaccaggaagaggaggaggagtcgCTGGGTGAAAACGAGATGGGCGCTGAGGAGCAGGGGACCGCTCCTGCCGTTGGGGACGAGGGACGCGACGACGATGATGACACTGATGACAGTGACACCTGGGAGCCTCCAAAGAGCGTTCAAAAAACTCTGTCTGGTTCGGAGGAGCCGTGA
- the atad2 gene encoding ATPase family AAA domain-containing protein 2: MVKLRSSGGCPEPAAPERDPCLDSSSEFLSLHRTRRKSLRHKSGADSCSSPENSPGNGYLPVKERSVNGGSIRTRGQREKPGVTFAGMNGQESDSLLPKEEKASSFLRKSPRLSGGKAPQEEQNSDAERTPTSTRHRVGLRERTEGRVVRRSSRITRYRLDARNQSVLYDRLITNTAEAVLQKMDDMQKMRRRLRSREDEDENLRIYPKRKRATRSSGRTDGSEDNQGNANEDFSEEDDDEQEDEREEENDDADEEEEEEGEEEEEEDNQRRYDLRQRKAVVRYQPPLEEPRKRSMFFKRHSTPSRRRFSFPSSGPRSPYSSRRTSRRRHAIHSSDSTSSSSSSSSDDEKFERRRSKSRNRSMNRCLPLNLRKDDVLGIHKDRMKIGASLADVDPMQIDQSVCFESIGGLTSHIAALKEMVVFPLLYPEVFERFKIQPPRGCLFYGPPGTGKTLVARALANECSQGDRRVAFFMRKGADCLSKWVGESERQLRLLFDQAYQMRPSIIFFDEIDGLAPVRSSRQDQIHSSIVSTLLALMDGLDSRGEIVVIGATNRLDSIDPALRRPGRFDREFLFGLPNRDSRKEILKIHTRQWNPQPSQAFLEELADKCVGYCGADIKAVCAEAALCALRRRYPQIYTSSQKLLLDVASINVGSRDFLSAMRKMVPASQRAVSSPAKALTSIIQPLLGPSLSSILDRLQRLFPHAEQSLKKRPDQGGNALFEDMLYSDEEELSQKQGAIAGPLLCLNRSVLQHPTSYRPRLLLVGRPGSAQSSHLAPAVLHSLEKFTVYTLDIAVLFGVSTTSPEETCAKLFCEAKRTAPSILYIPHIQRWWDTMSTSIRATFFSLLHDVPSFSPILLLATCSYPYSSLFPEVQELFSMENGEVYQVPLPTQLERTKFFEDLILNQASKTPGSKRKAVLQVLEVLPVAPPPAPRKLTAQEQLRLEEQEEDTLRELRLFLRDVTNRLAQDKRFKAFTRPVDIEEVPDYTTVIKQPMDLSTVLSKIDAHKYVTVKEFLSDFNLIWQNALEYNPDKDPSDRLIRHRACALKDTVHAIIKDELDEDFEKICEQIQESRSTRGFSSSRSMPSFYHVQPNVAVITDKGNTSSLAKDDMNAALSATSTPRPTASKKRRQDINVEEGEKMETELVEHHVEKQAEETLRKLRVFLTDVTNRLTEDKRFKIFAEPVDVSEVPDYTTVIKQPMDLSTVLYKIDHEKYMTVKDYFCDVDLIWQNALQYNPDTDSSGRLIRQRASELKETVHSIIRDELNKDLEKTCQQIKEFLTKKAKDVQPLSHKDALTSEPASLKRRRRRTWSHGVIRRTRSSHSKAAPVNDHDEDEEEEDGQTDEKNLAPENISITEEDAMETETCRSPPVDGKDCSRLREGGAEDCTIGGEALEDSQCVRSVSERMEAEMENPDLERLETETAEAAPVVCDVEAGLEMGPRRMTRSLKNHVQQQQLINMDYAMRILEENNQQLVVDHEKLKELLKQVISKTEGYEVDQLEKLYAILCQSIYRHRKDYDKTALIQEMAKAIEDFYI; encoded by the exons atggTGAAGTTACGCAGCAGCGGCGGGTGTCCGGAGCCGGCAGCTCCGGAGCGGGACCCTTGTCTCGACTCGAGCTCCGAGTTTCTGTCCCTGCACCGGACTCGGCGCAAGTCGCTGCGGCACAAGTCGGGCGCTGACAGCTGCAGCAGCCCGGAGAACAGCCCGGGAAAC GGGTACCTGCCTGTGAAGGAGCGCAGTGTTAATGGTGGCAGCATCCGAACCAGAGGTCAAAGGGAAAAGCCTGGGGTGACTTTTGCAGGAATGAACGGTCAAGAAAGCGATTCTCTCCTCCCAAAGGAAGAAAAAGCAAGCAGTTTTTTAAG GAAATCTCCAAGGCTCTCAGGAGGAAAGGCGCCTCAGGAAGAACAAAATA GTGATGCTGAGAGGACGCCAACCTCCACAAGACATCGGGTGGGCTTGAGGGAGCGAACAGAGGGCCGTGTGGTTCGCCGCAGCTCGCGAATCACCAGATACAGACTTGATGCCAGGAATCAGTCTGTGCTCTATGACCGGCTTATCACCAA CACTGCCGAGGCTGTGCTTCAGAAGATGGATGACATGCAGAAAATGCGACGGCGGCTGAGAAGCagagaggatgaagatgag AACCTGCGAATCTacccaaaaagaaaaagagccaCGAGATCTTCTGGCCGTACAGATGGAAGTGAAGACAATCAAGGGAATGCCAATGAAG ACTTCAGTGAGGAAGATGACGATGAACAGGAGGATGAACGGGAGGAAGAAAATGATGATGccgatgaggaggaggaagaagagggagaggaggaagaagaggaagacaaCCAGAGAAGATATGATTTGAGGCAGAGGAAAGCCGTTGTTCGCTACCAGCCACCCCTTGAAG aaccgaggaagaggagcatgTTTTTCAAACGTCACTCCACTCCATCCCGTCGCAGGTTCAGTTTCCCCTCGTCTGGACCCAGGAGCCCCTACAGTAGCAGGAGGACTAGCAG ACGAAGACATGCAATCCATAGCAGTGACTCcacatcctcttcctcctcgtcctcttctGATGATGAGAAAtttgagaggaggaggagtaagagTCGAAACAGGTCAATGAACCG ATGCCTTCCCCTGAATCTGAGAAAAGATGACGTCTTGGGAATCCATAAGGATCGAATGAAAATAGGAGCGAGTCTTGCTGATGTTGATCCAATGCAGATTGACCAGTCA GTCTGTTTTGAGAGCATTGGGGGTTTGACCAGCCACATTGCTGCTCTGAAGGAGATGGTGGTGTTCCCACTCCTCTACCCAGAGGTCTTTGAGAGATTCAAGATCCAACCTCCAAG GGGTTGCCTGTTCTATGGCCCCCCTGGTACAGGGAAGACACTGGTGGCGAGGGCTCTAGCCAATGAATGCAGCCAGGGTGACCGGAGAGTGGCTTTTTTCATGAGGAAGGGTGCAGACTGCTTGAGTAAGTGGGTGGGTGAGTCGGAGAGACAGCTCAGACTGCTTTTTGACCAG GCTTATCAGATGCGTCCATCTATAATCTTCTTTGATGAAATTGATGGATTGGCCCCAGTTCGATCCAGCAGACAGGACCAGATTCACAG TTCCATTGTCTCTACCCTCTTGGCCTTAATGGATGGTCTTGATAGTCGTGGTGAGATTGTTGTAATTGGTGCCACAAACCGCCTGGACTCCATAGACCCTGCACTGAGACGTCCAGGCCGCTTTGACAGGGAGTTCCTCTTCGGCCTTCCGAACAGAGAT TCTCGAAAAGAGATTTTAAAGATTCACACAAGGCAGTGGAACCCACAGCCTTCTCAGGCTTTCCTGGAAGAACTGGCTGACAAATGTGTTG GCTATTGTGGGGCTGATATAAAGGCTGTTTGCGCTGAGGCAGCTTTGTGTGCACTGCGGCGCCGTTACCCTCAGATCTACACTTCCTctcagaagctgctgctggatgTGGCGTCTATCAACGTGGGTAGTCGTGACTTCCTCTCTGCCATGAGGAAAATGGTGCCGGCCTCGCAGAGGGCTGTGTCCTCTCCCGCCAAAGCGCTCACATCCATAATCCAGCCCCTGCTGGGTCCGTCCCTCAGCAGCATCTTGGACAGGTTGCAGAGGCTCTTCCCTCATGCTGAGCAGAGTCTGAAGAAGAGACCAGACCAAGGAG GAAATGCTTTGTTTGAGGACATGCTATACAGTGATGAAGAAGAACTCTCCCAAAAACAAGGTGCTATTGCTGGGCCTTTGTTGTGTCTCAACAg AAGCGTGCTCCAGCATCCCACCTCCTACAGACCCAGGCTGCTGCTGGTTGGGAGACCGGGCTCTGCACAGAGCTCTCATCTGGCCCCAGCGGTGCTCCATTCTTTGGAAAAATTCACTGTCTACACACTGGATATTGCTGTACTGTTTGGGGTTAGCACCACCAGTCCAGAGGAGACCTGTGCAAAG TTGTTCTGTGAAGCGAAAAGAACTGCCCCCAGTATCCTCTACATCCCACACATTCAGCGCTGGTGGGACACAATGAGCACCTCCATCAGGGCCACGTTCTTCAGCCTTCTACATGACGTCCCCTCCTTCTCCCCTATCCTGCTGCTGGCAACATGCAGCTACCCTTACAGCTCCCTTTTCCCAGAG gtGCAGGAACTGTTCTCTATGGAGAATGGGGAGGTGTACCAGGTTCCTCTCCCAACTCAACTGGAGAGGACAAAATTCTTCGAAGATCTCATTCTAAATCAAGCCTCCAAAACACCAGGGTCTAAGAGAAAAGCAG TTCTGCAGGTGTTAGAGGTACTGCCTGTGGCTCCGCCTCCTGCTCCCCGTAAACTAACTGCGCAGGAGCAGCTTCGCCTGGAAGAGCAAGAAGAAGACACACTCAGGGAGCTCCGTCTTTTCCTGCGTGATGTCACCAACCGACTGGCCCAGGACAAGCGGTTCAAAGCTTTCACCAGACCCGTGGACATAGAAGAG GTTCCTGACTACACAACTGTGATTAAGCAGCCTATGGATCTGTCCACTGTGCTGTCCAAGATTGATGCGCACAAATACGTGACTGTGAAGGAGTTCCTCTCTGATTTTAATCTGATATGGCAGAACGCTTTAGAGTACAACCCTGACAAGGATCCTTCGG ATCGACTCATCCGCCATCGTGCTTGTGCACTGAAGGACACAGTGCATGCCATCATCAAGGATGAACTGGATGAGGATTTTGAGAAGATCTGTGAGCAAATCCAAGAGTCACGCAGCACAAGag GTTTTTCTTCATCAAGGTCCATGCCCTCCTTTTATCATGTGCAGCCAAATGTTGCAGTGATTACTGATAAGGGGAATACCTCTTCATTAGCCAAAGACGACATGAATGCTGCTCTCAGTGCAACATCTACACCTAGGCCAACAG CGTCAAAGAAAAGGCGACAGGATATAAATGTGGAAGAAGGTGAAAAGATGGAGACTGAGCTGGTGGAGCATCACGTTGAGAAACAGGCAGAGGAAACCCTGAGGAAGCTCCGCGTCTTCTTAACTGATGTAACCAACCGGCTGACTGAGGACAAGCGTTTCAAGATATTTGCTGAGCCTGTGGATGTTAGTGAG GTTCCCGACTACACAACTGTCATTAAGCAGCCCATGGACCTGTCCACTGTGCTCTACAAAATAGACCATGAGAAGTACATGACTGTGAAGGACTACTTCTGTGATGTGGATCTGATATGGCAGAACGCATTACAGTACAACCCGGATACAGATTCCTCAG GTCGACTAATTAGGCAGCGTGCCAGTGAGCTGAAAGAAACGGTTCACAGCATTATAAGAGACGAACTGAACAAGGACCTAGAGAAGACTTGTCAACAGATCAAGGAATTCCTCACTAAGAAAGCAAAGGATGTACAGCCTCTGTCACATAAAGATGCACTAACATCAGAACCTG CATCTTTAAAGAGAAGGCGGAGGAGAACATGGAGCCATGGTGTTATCAGGAGAACAAGATCTTCTCACTCAAAAGCTGCTCCTGTCAATGATCatgatgaggatgaagaggaagaggatggacaaacagatgaaaaaaacCTAGCTCCTGAGAATATAAGCATAACAGAGGAGGATGCCATGGAGACTGAGACCTGCAGATCTCCACCAGTGGATGGAAAGGACTGCTCTCGGTTGAGAGAAGGTGGGGCTGAGGATTGCACCATTGGAGGAGAAGCACTTGAAGACAGCCAGTGTGTCAGGAGCGTTTCAGAGAGAATGGAGGCTGAGATGGAGAACCCAGACCTGGAACGGTTGGAGACAGAGACTGCAGAGGCAGCACCTGTGGTGTGTGATGTGGAGGCAGGATTAG AAATGGGCCCGAGGCGCATGACCAGATCTCTGAAGAACCATGTGCAGCAACAACAGCTCATAAATATGGATTACGCAATGAGGATCCTGGAGGAGAACAACCAGCAACTAGTGGTTGATCATGAGAAACTCAAG GAGCTGCTAAAGCAGGTGATCTCAAAGACAGAAGGTTATGAGGTGGACCAGCTTGAGAAGCTTTATGCCATCCTTTGCCAGAGTATATACAGACATAGGAAAGACTATGACAAGACTGCTCTTATTCAG GAAATGGCGAAGGCGATTgaagatttttacatttga
- the c5h8orf76 gene encoding uncharacterized protein C8orf76 homolog — MEIFGSTFDDSVFVAARDRLSASIPSYRAKLCEPRWFCKDTDTEDTTERQKTLKFRADLAFRRRQYESALRDYTACLSFIPDGNLSVRRDVLEGAARCCCHLGRREQALDTTEKLRAEASNTCHLTCVLQLELSIHQRFGDLRGQISALQRLCSLHPFNPWYWFKLASGSQSLLESSPQAGREAEVGGDEQRKENGELWLKACVGFVRSRLLFGILRIQQSSFVLLSSEKAMQDSDQALRNLKPTERSLEIISEVMAEDLIPEKMREDNQDGESLAGLSIKNFEERWWDKLTSAGLMEKEPGTFKMSQGTDSV, encoded by the exons ATGGAGATTTTCGGCAGCACGTTCGACGACTCGGTCTTTGTCGCAGCGAGAGATCGGCTCTCGGCAAGCATCCCGTCCTACCGCGCGAAACTCTGCGAGCCGAGG TGGTTTTGTAAAGACACGGACACGGAAGAcacgacagagagacagaaaaccTTGAAATTTCGAGCAGATTTGGCGTTCAGGCGACGACAGTACGAG AGCGCCTTAAGGGACTACACAGCATGCCTGTCATTCATTCCCGATGGGAATCTGTCCGTCAGACGGGATGTTTTGGAAGGCGCCGCACGGTGCTGCTGTCACCTGGGCAGACGGGAGCAGGCTCTGGACACCACGGAAAAACTT AGGGCAGAGGCATCGAACACCTGTCACCTTACCTGCGTCTTGCAGTTGGAGCTGAGCATCCACCAGCGGTTTGGTGACCTGCGTGGTCAGATCTCAGCGCTGCAGCGGCTCTGTTCGCTCCATCCTTTCAACCCCTGGTACTGGTTTAAACTCGCCTCCGGTTCCCAGTCTCTGCTGGAGTCTTCCCCACAAGCTGGACGGGAGGCTGAGGTCGGGGGTGATGAGCAACGGAAGGAGAACGGAGAGCTTTGGCTGAAAGCCTGCGTGGGTTTTGTTCGAAGCAG GCTGCTGTTCGGGATTCTCAGGATCCAGCAGTCATCCTTTGTACTGCTGAGTAGTGAGAAGGCAATGCAAGATTCTGACCAGGCCCTGCGGAACCTGAAGCCCACCGAGAGGTCACTCGAAATAATctctgag GTAATGGCAGAAGACCTAATTCCAGAAAAAATGAGGGAAGATAACCAAGATGGGGAGAGCTTGGCTGGTCTGAGCATTAAGAACTTTGAGGAGAGATGGTGGGACAAACTAACAAGTGCTGGGTTGATGGAGAAGGAACCAGGCACCTTCAAGATGTCACAAGGGACAGATTCTGTATGA
- the fam83a gene encoding protein FAM83A, whose amino-acid sequence MNLESDGLSVQCYLRPKPLGKVRRRLQEVRYPSVQQSVMDLSHNESARLATDALLDGGLEAYQQTLTREGEVDFLSMEEKDYILAKCRSSEVTEPGEESEGCADRGSTSGESQTYLPMDTDSNPPELDHGWPVADWSYHLRGMPSVEVFFQSNRSACMKDLLRNFIRKATTVLAVVMDTFSDVEILCDILEATTKRNVVVYLLLDHVHLHIFVEMCKNLQITRPHLTKMSIRSVCGQSYCAKSGRKFAGQIKEKFIIVDCAQVLVGSYSFSWLSWQVHRSLAMLIKGGAVKHFDLEFRRLYATSVPVQGIPVTGTLKSLSRFSTEASHARPSPADSSDSNTERDRAALQHTPPCAPRITATNIAGQPWPSALQNRQCAATAMQHRFLWWSPQHAAIGPSVRPISGQRTTLLPWTPITSNARPCARAPLTRHWF is encoded by the exons ATGAATCTTGAAAGTGATGGGCTCTCAGTTCAGTGTTACCTGAGACCCAAGCCTCTGGGGAAAGTGAGGCGACGTCTCCAAGAGGTAAGATACCCCTCTGTTCAGCAGTCCGTTATGGACCTGAGCCACAATGAGAGTGCCCGCCTGGCGACCGACGCACTGTTGGATGGAGGGCTAGAAGCATACCAGCAAACTCTGACCAGAGAGGGAGAAGTGGATTTTCTATCCATGGAAGAGAAGGACTATATCTTGGCGAAGTGTCGAAGTTCTGAAGTTACTGAGCCTGGAGAAGAAAGTGAGGGATGTGCTGACAGAGGTTCGACCTCTGGCGAATCACAAACGTACCTGCCCATGGACACGGACAGCAATCCTCCAGAGTTGGACCACGGCTGGCCAGTGGCTGACTGGAGCTATCACCTGCGAGGGATGCCCAGTGTGGAGGTCTTTTTCCAGTCAAACCGGTCGGCTTGCATGAAAGACCTTCTGCGTAATTTTATCAGAAAAGCCACAACA GTACTGGCTGTAGTAATGGACACGTTCAGCGACGTGGAGATTTTATGCGACATCCTGGAAGCAACAACAAAGCGCAATGTGGTAGTGTACCTCCTGCTGGACCACGTGCATCTGCACATATTTGTAGAGATGTGCAAGAATCTTCAGATTACCCGACCCCACCTCACT AAAATGTCCATCCgtagtgtgtgtggacagaGCTACTGTGCTAAATCCGGGAGGAAATTTGCTGGTCAAATTAAAGAGAAGTTCATCATTGTTGACTGCGCCCAGGTCCTTGTTGGGTCATACAG TTTCTCCTGGCTGTCCTGGCAGGTCCACCGGAGCCTGGCCATGCTGATTAAGGGCGGTGCTGTTAAGCATTTTGACCTGGAGTTCCGCAGACTGTACGCCACCTCCGTGCCAGTACAAGGCATTCCTGTGACAGGAACCTTGAAGAGCCTCTCCAGGTTCAGTACAGAAGCGTCACATGCCCGGCCGTCCCCAGCAGATTCCAGTGACAGTAATACTGAAAGAGACCGGGCTGCTCTCCAACACACGCCTCCATGTGCACCTCGCATCACCGCCACCAACATCGCTGGTCAACCTTGGCCCTCAGCCTTGCAGAACCGACAGTGTGCCGCCACTGCAATGCAGCACAGGTTTCTGTGGTGGAGTCCACAGCATGCTGCAATAGGGCCGAGCGTGCGACCCATCAGCGGTCAGAGAACAACGCTCTTGCCCTGGACACCCATCACCAGCAACGCCCGTCCGTGTGCTAGGGCACCACTCACTAGACACTGGTTTTGA